AAGGACGGCACCGCTGAGGCGAAACCCAAGGACTCCTCCGAAAAAAGCGTGAACGTGGCCGCAGGTGCTACAAAGCCTGAGGTGCAAGCCCCCGAAACGCCCAAGACACCTGGTACTCCTGAACTTCCGAAGGTCGCGGCCAAGAAAGACAAAGACGAGAAGGACATGACTCCCAAGGAGCGCGTCTTGAAAGACTACGAGCGCTTGCTCGAAAGCATCGAGGAGAACGACAGCAAGGATGTCGTGAATTTCTTCCTCTCCAGCCTCGCGACCGCGTATGACCCGCACACCGAGTACATGAGCACCGACGAGAGCGACAACTTCAAAATCCACATGTCGCACAAACTCGTGGGCATCGGCGCGTTGCTCGGCCAGAAGGACGATGGCGCTGAAATCCAGGGCATCGTCGTCGGCGGCCCGGCTGACAAGCAGGGCGAACTCAAGCTCAACGACCGCATCATCGCCGTCGCACAGGGCGAAGAAGAGTTCGTCGATGTGAAGTACCTCAAGCTCCAGAAAATCGTCGATATGATCCGCGGTGAAAAGAGCACCACCGTCCGCATCAAGATCGTCCCCGCCGACGATCCTTCCGGCAATCGCATCATCGCCATCGTTCGCGACGAAGTGCCCCTCAAAGAAAAACTCGCCAACGCCGAGATGCTCGTCACGCCCCCTGATCTTGGCAAACCGCTCAAGGTCGGCTGGATCAACCTCTCCAACTTCTACGCCGACATGGAGAATCAGACCGTTAGCACCAGCGTCGATGTGGAGCGCCTGCTCCGCCGCCTCATGAAGGAAAAGATCGACGGCCTCGTGCTCGACCTCCGCGACAACGGCGGCGGCTCCCTGGATGAAGCCATCAAGCTCACCGGCCTTTTCGTCCCCGCCGGACCCGTCGTGCAGGCCAAAGACTGGCGCGGCAGCATCTCCTGGCGCGACTGTGAAAACGAAAAGCCTGTCTATGACGGCCCCATGATCGTTCTCACCAACAAGGCCAGTGCCTCCGCCTCCGAAATTCTGGCCGCCGCCCTCCAGGATTACCGCCGCGCTCTCATCGTCGGTGACAAGTCCAGTTTCGGCAAAGGCACCGTGCAGACCATCCTCCCCGTCGAGCGCTACATGCCCTTCTTCAGCGATAAAAAAGCCGCCGGAGACCTCAAGGTCACCATCCAGAAGTTCTACCGCATCGCCGGCGGTTCCACCCAGCTCAAAGGTGTTGAAGCTGACATCCCATTGCCTTCGATTCGTGACGTCCTCGACATCGGCGAATCCTCTGCCGAAAACCCGCTGCCCTACGACACCATCCCGCCGCGCAAATACCCTCTCTTCCGCAAAGATCCCTTCCCCATCGAAGAGATCAACTCCCGCGTGAAAAGCCGCATCACTGCCAATCCCGAGTTTCAGTACGTTGTGGATGAATCCAAGCGTCTGAAGGAAAAAATCGACCGCAACAGTGTGACTCTGAATCTCCAAGAGCGTGAAAAAGAGCGCATGGAGACCGAAGCCCGCCGCGACAAGCAGAACGACGAACGCGAAAAACGCGCCAAGGAAACCGCCGAGCGGATCAAGGACAGCGGCTTCAAAACCTTCCACCTCACCCTCGACAATGTGGACAAGCCAGAACTCGTCCCCGAGTCTGCCTTCACCAAGGAAATGAACTCCGGCATGCGCACAGCATCCAAGGATGACGACAATCCCAACGACGGCTCCAAGTTCCCCTACGGCATCGAGCCGGTGAAACTGGAAACCATCCACATCCTGCGCGATCTCATCGAGCTGGACAACAAGCCTACCACGGCGGCCAAGTCCGATGACAAAGCCCAGGTCGGCGCGAAGCCCCAAGCCCAATAAAGTCACAACCCGGTTGCTTGGGTTCTTCGCAAATCGAATCGGCATCGCGTTCTGAATGCAAGTCGGCATCATCACCGTCTCCGACCGCGCCAGTCAGGGCGTGTATGACGACCTTGGCGGCCCCGCATTGCGGAAAGCCGCCGAAGGCTACGGTTGGAGTGTCGTCGCTGAGGCAATCGTGCCGGATGACATTACCCGCATTCAGGAAACCATCCTATCCTTCTCCGCCCAAGGCTGCGGCCTCATCCTCACCACCGGCGGCACCGGCATCGCCGAGCGCGATGTCACGCCCGAGGCCATTCGTGGCATCATGCGTGTCGAAATTCCCGGCTTCGGCGAGTTGATGCGTATGAGATCGCTCGATCTCACGCCCAACGCCATTCTCAGCCGATGCATGGCTGCCATTGTTGATCCCTGTCTCGTCATCGCCCTGCCCGGCAAGCCTCAGGGAGCCGTTGATTGCCTCGGTTTCGTCCTCGGAGCCATTCCGCACACCGTGAAGCTCGCCCAGCGAGTTCCGACGAGCTGCTAAGGAGGAAAACGGCCATGGGTTGGTGGAGGAGTGGAGAAATGGAGGGTTGATAGCATCCCTCCAAAACTCCAGTACTCCATCACTCCGCTTTTCCGCCCATGCTCATCACGCTCTTCATCCCATGCTTCGTCGATCTCATCAGCCCGCAGGCGGGCATCAGCATCGTCAGCATCTTGGAGAAACTCGGGCATGAGATCGACTATCCTGAAGAACTCGGCTGCTGCGGCCAGCCGCCCTTCAACGCCGGCTACTGGGACGAGGCCCGCGATGCCGCACGTCCCGTCCTGAAACGCCTGCGCAACTCCGAAGCCGTCGTCATCGCCTCGGGTTCCTGCGGCGCGATGCTCAAAGTCTTCTACAAAGAACTGTTTCACGGCCAGCCTGAAGAGGCGGAAGCCAAAGCGCTCTCCGACAAGTGCTGGGAGTTCACCGACTTCCTCGTCAACAAACTCGGCGTCACCGATCTCGGGGCCGAGTTTCCGCACAAAGTCACCTACCACGACGGCTGCCACGGTTTGCGTGAGCTGAACCTCAAACAGCCCGCCCGTCAGCTCCTCGAAAAAGTGCGCGGACTCGAACTCGTCGAAATGAAGGAAGCTGAAACCTGCTGCGGTTTCGGCGGCACCTTCGCCACCAAGTTTCCGATGATCTCCACTGCCATGGGCGAGGTGAAATGCGCCTCCGCCCGCGAGACCAACGCCGAATACATGATCTCCGCCGACTCCAGTTGCCTCATGCACCTTCGTGGCCTGCTAGACCACCAAAAGCAGCCTTTGAAAACCATCCACCTCGCCGAAGTCCTCACTTCTCACTCATGAGTGCCCGCGAACAATTCCTCGCTGACTCCACCCGCGTCACCGCCGACCTCACGCATCGTGAGCGCATCATCAGCGCGATGGACAAGTACCGCGCTGCCCGTGGCAACACGCAGGGCGCGTTTCAAGACTGGCAGGAGGCCCGCAACATCGCCGCCGCCACGAAAAAGGCCGCCATCAGCCGCCTGCACGAGCATTTGATCGAGTTCGAGCGCCACGCGACCGCGCGCGGCACCGTGGTGCATTGGGCCAAGGATTCCGACGAGGCACGCGCCATCATTCTTGGCATCATCCGCCGCCGAAACGCCAAGCGCATCATCAAGAGCAAGGTGATGACCTCCGAGGAGATTCATCTCAACGAGTTGCTCGAACGCGAGGGCTTCGGCGTCATCGAAAGCGATCTTGGCGAGTTCATCCAGCAGCTCAAAAACGAAGCGCCTTACCATTTCGTCTTCCCGTGCATGCATCTGAGCCGCGAGGAGATCAGCGAGCTGTTCGAGGACAAGATCAAATCCGCGCCGTCGAACGATCCTGAAGAACTCACCATGATCGCCCGCCGCTGGCTTCGGGACAAATACCTCCAGGCCGATGTCGGCATCACCGGGGCCAATTTCATCGTCGCCGAGACCGGCATGATCTCGATCACCGAGAACGAAGGCAACGCCCGCCTCACCGGCGCATTGCCCAAGACGATGATCTCGCTCATCGGCATCGAAAAAGTCGTGCCGAAGCTCGCTGATCTCGCACTCTTCCTGCCCATGCTCGCCACCGCCGGCACCGGCCAGCCGCTGACCTGCTACAACACGGCCTACGGCGGCCCTAAACAGCCCGGCGAGGCTGATGGACCCGAGGAATGGCACGTCGTCCTCATCGACAACCATCGCACCGCTCTTCTGGCCGATTCCGAGCAGCGCGACGCGCTCCAATGCATCCGCTGCGGTGCCTGCCTCAATGTCTGCCCCATCTTCAAAAACATCGGCGGCCTCAGCTACGGCACGACGTATCAAGGCCCCATCGGCGCCGTCATCACGCCGCACCTGCGTGGTTTGCAGGACTGGAAACACCTCAGCAGCGCTTCCTCACTCTGTGGAGCCTGCACCGCCACCTGCCCGGTCAAAATCGACCTCCATCATCATCTCCTCCAAAGCCGTCGCAATGCCGCCAAGGAGAAGCCGGATGCCCTCGAAGGCCTCGCGTGGCGTCTCTTTGCCCGCAGCATCAACCAGCCCATCGTTTACAACCTCGGTACCAAGCTCGCCAAATTCGCCCAGCCGCTGCATCGCCTCGTCAGCGCCACGCCGCTCGATCCCATGCGCGGCTGGACCAAAAGCCGCGCCGCGCCTCAACTCGCCAAACAAAGCTTCAAAGACTGGTGGCGCACGCGTAGCACGGGTTTTCAACCCGTGAAAACGGCGCCCGCAAGCACTCCCGTGCTCACGAAACTCAAATCTGCACCGCAGTCGCCGAAGTCGGAGCTTCCATCATCCAACTCCCGTGACATCACTCTTGCACGCATTCGCGAGGCCCTCAGTGATTCGCCACCCATCCAATACCAAGCCTCCAGCACTCAGCAGCGCTCCGTCCTGCCCAGCGTTCACGATTTAACCGCCCAATTCGCCCAAAACGCCGCCACGCTTCGTGCTGAATTCTTCGATCTCCCCGACGAAGCCGCTGCCAAAGCCAAACTCCTCGAACTCACCCAGCAACACGGCTGGAAAAAGCTCGCCACCCATCAAGGCAGCCTCACCGACGCATTGGTCACGCGTTCATTGCCACTGCTCGATACCACCCACGGCTACGACGTCACCGAACTCGAATCCTGCGACGCTGGCATCTCCGAATGCGACGCGCTCATCGCGCAAACCGGCAGCGTTCTGCTCACCAGCCGCAGCGGCGGTGGTCGGGCGCTCAGCGTGCTGCCAGAGCATCACGTCGTCCTCGCACGTCGCTCTCAATTGCTCGCCGATCTGCCCGCTGCCTACGAGTTGCTGCATCAGCGATATGGTGATGCCTGGCCCAGCCTCATGACCTTCATCACCGGCCCAAGCCGCACCGGCGACATCGAGCGTATCCTCGTCCTCGGTGCGCATGGTCCGAAGAAGCTGACGATCCTGCTATGGTAATGTAGCCTTGTTGCTTCGCAACAAGCTCATCCAGTTGCGAAGCAACTGGGCAACTTTCACGCTGGACTTGTCGTCCCGTTTTCGATTAAACCTGTCCATTCACCCAACCCCACCATGAAACGCATTCCAGTTTCCTCCCGTCGTCAATTCATCGGCCGCACAGCCGCCGCCATCGGCTTTCCCACGATCATTCCCGCCAGCGTGCTCGGACAGAACGCGCCCTCGAACAAGATCACCATGGCCGTCT
The Prosthecobacter sp. genome window above contains:
- a CDS encoding carboxy terminal-processing peptidase; its protein translation is MTRFILTPVAAAASALALLIPSAQAETNFGQVAMHVAYMLQNHHYSKQDFDDKVSGTMLHNYLNMLDFKHIFFTEQDVAGFKDKYDTTLDDHVLMRNISPALEIYDIYKERVKDRVDFLKKAIESEKFTFDSKRAIEIKRDKAPWPKDKAAQDKIWLDIIEDNLLAERLVDEARARDEKKKAEKAAAAKKDGTAEAKPKDSSEKSVNVAAGATKPEVQAPETPKTPGTPELPKVAAKKDKDEKDMTPKERVLKDYERLLESIEENDSKDVVNFFLSSLATAYDPHTEYMSTDESDNFKIHMSHKLVGIGALLGQKDDGAEIQGIVVGGPADKQGELKLNDRIIAVAQGEEEFVDVKYLKLQKIVDMIRGEKSTTVRIKIVPADDPSGNRIIAIVRDEVPLKEKLANAEMLVTPPDLGKPLKVGWINLSNFYADMENQTVSTSVDVERLLRRLMKEKIDGLVLDLRDNGGGSLDEAIKLTGLFVPAGPVVQAKDWRGSISWRDCENEKPVYDGPMIVLTNKASASASEILAAALQDYRRALIVGDKSSFGKGTVQTILPVERYMPFFSDKKAAGDLKVTIQKFYRIAGGSTQLKGVEADIPLPSIRDVLDIGESSAENPLPYDTIPPRKYPLFRKDPFPIEEINSRVKSRITANPEFQYVVDESKRLKEKIDRNSVTLNLQEREKERMETEARRDKQNDEREKRAKETAERIKDSGFKTFHLTLDNVDKPELVPESAFTKEMNSGMRTASKDDDNPNDGSKFPYGIEPVKLETIHILRDLIELDNKPTTAAKSDDKAQVGAKPQAQ
- a CDS encoding MogA/MoaB family molybdenum cofactor biosynthesis protein, encoding MQVGIITVSDRASQGVYDDLGGPALRKAAEGYGWSVVAEAIVPDDITRIQETILSFSAQGCGLILTTGGTGIAERDVTPEAIRGIMRVEIPGFGELMRMRSLDLTPNAILSRCMAAIVDPCLVIALPGKPQGAVDCLGFVLGAIPHTVKLAQRVPTSC
- a CDS encoding (Fe-S)-binding protein yields the protein MLITLFIPCFVDLISPQAGISIVSILEKLGHEIDYPEELGCCGQPPFNAGYWDEARDAARPVLKRLRNSEAVVIASGSCGAMLKVFYKELFHGQPEEAEAKALSDKCWEFTDFLVNKLGVTDLGAEFPHKVTYHDGCHGLRELNLKQPARQLLEKVRGLELVEMKEAETCCGFGGTFATKFPMISTAMGEVKCASARETNAEYMISADSSCLMHLRGLLDHQKQPLKTIHLAEVLTSHS
- a CDS encoding LutB/LldF family L-lactate oxidation iron-sulfur protein gives rise to the protein MSAREQFLADSTRVTADLTHRERIISAMDKYRAARGNTQGAFQDWQEARNIAAATKKAAISRLHEHLIEFERHATARGTVVHWAKDSDEARAIILGIIRRRNAKRIIKSKVMTSEEIHLNELLEREGFGVIESDLGEFIQQLKNEAPYHFVFPCMHLSREEISELFEDKIKSAPSNDPEELTMIARRWLRDKYLQADVGITGANFIVAETGMISITENEGNARLTGALPKTMISLIGIEKVVPKLADLALFLPMLATAGTGQPLTCYNTAYGGPKQPGEADGPEEWHVVLIDNHRTALLADSEQRDALQCIRCGACLNVCPIFKNIGGLSYGTTYQGPIGAVITPHLRGLQDWKHLSSASSLCGACTATCPVKIDLHHHLLQSRRNAAKEKPDALEGLAWRLFARSINQPIVYNLGTKLAKFAQPLHRLVSATPLDPMRGWTKSRAAPQLAKQSFKDWWRTRSTGFQPVKTAPASTPVLTKLKSAPQSPKSELPSSNSRDITLARIREALSDSPPIQYQASSTQQRSVLPSVHDLTAQFAQNAATLRAEFFDLPDEAAAKAKLLELTQQHGWKKLATHQGSLTDALVTRSLPLLDTTHGYDVTELESCDAGISECDALIAQTGSVLLTSRSGGGRALSVLPEHHVVLARRSQLLADLPAAYELLHQRYGDAWPSLMTFITGPSRTGDIERILVLGAHGPKKLTILLW